The following is a genomic window from Branchiostoma lanceolatum isolate klBraLanc5 chromosome 10, klBraLanc5.hap2, whole genome shotgun sequence.
tttgacaGTCAATTTATTTGgtcatttctgtacatgattatttcaaacaacattatcacaatgtattgCAACGTCAATTATGTAAAAACATGACATCGTTGTggtgtgagaactcactgaaaatcgtggccagagtttttgtaggctcgtgaaaaaaaggggatcatcgtacagcatgattttgcatggttttaaaatgttcaaagtatgaggttatgtgctaaacaatgttagtaaatgtcactaccataaagatttcagcattttctttaatttctatattttgggccctaatattgctttggttgcctttaaaattcGGGAAGCTGCCGTCCATTCTAAGGCCTCTGCCTGCCCGCTGCCTTGTTGGCCCTCCAGACCATCTCATACGGGTAGGGGATCTCCACAGCACTGGCAGCATCCAGGTCATCCATCTAGTAACCACAACAAACAGGCAGAACtctcagtacatgtacatgttacaactAACATATCCGTAACATTCTTTTGTATGCAATCACATTACTCTTCCAATATGCCCTAATCTTGCCATCaaatttcctttcttcttcttgtttttgtaATGTCTATCTGCCGAGAAATCTGCAATTACTGACATATCAAagcagactgtaaggtttggaccttCGCACAACGGGGCATgctcctactctttttcgaaaggtcaagggttctttaacatgcgtGGGCTGTGGCCCAAACACGTCctatttaatgtcctatccaagggacatccctaacctaggctaggtactcatttacacctgagtgaagtgaggaaagttgtataAAGTGCCTTCCCAAGGGCCAAGATCGGTGACCCGACATTTGCATACTTGGGACAAGTTCAATGACGCTGTTACcgcatacatttgtaccttggATGCTGCATTAGGTTTCTTAAACTCATTAGTTCTGAGGGTATCCTGAGGGTTTCATGAAGCTGATGTTACCTGTTGCTGTGTGAGTTCCCAGCCATCTGCAGCCCCCATGTTGTCCTCTAGCTGCTGCAGAGTTTTCACCCCAATGATGACAGACGACAAGACGTCCTTCTGAAGCAGCCAGCGGAGAGACACCTGGGCAACACTTTTACCTGCAGGTGAAGACAAACACCTGTTAAAAAACTTGATGGAGTTACTGCATGCCTACCTGcttacgtgctcaggccagagaCTGGACCCTTGCTGTTAGATTCCTCTATGTTGCAAGGTTTTAATTTATTACACGTATTCAACTCTGACGGCCATTATATAAGAATtccttatgtcatacctgggccacgaaAACGTTAAATTTCGTGGCccaggtgttccggaccgtgttataactatccgtatcacggggttctaagttgtatcacacgggcttccatagaatatttagaatgtatttcgacCGCGCCGGTtccgccgccgtcgaaaattcgaataccagattcagaggttggaatcaatgttgttgattttgttatatttatttgccaatgatgctgttattactattattatggatattacttatatctACGTTTctagctcatttctgtttccacctttacttttattttggatccgtggcttgtgtttatatttttcctaaagtttgtttttctcttgtttgtattatgtgtttttgtatcattttgtgaaatataaagataaatttaaaaaaagatggaaTACTGTACCATGTTCCTTGGCCACACGTCTTAAGACTTCATCCAGGGCCCAGAACTTCTCACTCTCAGCGTACTGTTGGAAGTCGGGGTGACTCTGCGAATTCCGTCCCTCCTTCTCCGAGGCCCAGCCCACTCGGGAGTCAGGGGGAGGGGCCGTCATGTCACGGGTAAACTTTCCTGCCAGCCAACCTCTGTGTAAAGATTAGCTAAAGGTTTAAGTCTAATAATGGTAAGAATTTAccagtgcaatggcagcctgagtgctgaattgctgaagggtttacaatcacataatacacaacagatacatatttgctccacacttgcactttgtggaactgtcgcaagggtctgggaggctgccattcggtgccaacaggtgacctcaatacgaccttccccaaccaaagttaagtacccattcacacctgggtggagtgaggaaaatcgtgtaaagtgcctttcccaagggcacaacatcggggtatAGCAGTGGTTtagaacccgggacctctccgttctgggcaaaacaccctaccgTTTGCGCTACATGATGCCACactaaggtaaaggtaaaggagGTCCATATCAGTGTTTGTGTTGTTCGTTCATGAATAGAGTTTATTGTGTCAATTCTGTTGAAATCTTGACTAGCTTTTGACTTTCATGGTGTGCAGAGTTTCTGAAATAAATATGATAAGCTAAACATATATCAAGTCTAGACAATATAGACAGTAATCTGGGAAACTCACTTCAGAAAAGAGACAAAGAATACTTTTACACGCTTGGTAAGATCTATGCAAATCAATTTGCTTAAAATAAAGTTAAAGGGCCAATTGTGGTTATCTAGGACACTGATTAGATGAAAGGCCCCCTAGAAGAATGCTTTCGGGGACCTGCCCATTTGGGGCCTTTTAACATGTTGTTTAGGCCAAAGCAAGtgaatcttatggatgacatcagcgtgtTGATTGATTTGCATAGAAAATCACCAATTGTGAACAGGGACTTATAATTAGTAAACCCCAATTGGCCCATTAAGCAAATTGATTCACATAGATTTTGCCAAGTGTGAATTGGACCTTAGTATTAAGAATTTGTAGTCTAAAACTGTTGAGAAGAGAAAAGTACAACTTAAGAGTTGTGTTCTTAAACTGTTGCGCAGAGAAATGTACAACTTAAGGGTTCATACATATCATAGCATTTGTTTCATATGAACTTGACTGACCCTTTGAGTGGGCTCCATGGCAACAGGCCCAGCCCCTCCCTCCTGCAGATCTCCGCTAACTCCCACTCAGTCCACCTGCACAGCAGGCTGTACTGGGCCTAGGGGACACACAGATTAAGGGCATCATTAAAATGAATCTCCAAAAATAATAAGtcaaagttaaagtgacccaggTGTCTTGATAAGATGCATAGGGggtggcacccatctccatttctgtagcccttgggccacacatttgtgttgttttgttgttgttgttgtccttgtttaacgtctattatattgctggacgtggtctcttggtgctgtgttacgcttaGTTCAAGTCACTATAGCAGGGCcaagggggctagtccgctggtagtgacgTGTGCATTTAACTACCTTACTCTTTTCcgaatgctgagtgctaagcagagaaagtagtattaccatttttaaagtctttggtatgactcagttGGGGATGGAACTCACGACCTAcagtgtgcaaggcgaacactctaccaactagttATATAGGCCATTGCAATTTAGTAATATGTTGACTGTAATTTCATGTTTTCTATGTTCTGTGTGTATCTTTCTCTGCTGGAATAGTAGATGTTAGTAGACAGCTCAAGAAGAGTCACATAAATAATCATTGTGCAAGAGTGTCAATCAGTTTGAGAATCCAGATCAtttcagatacatttgtatatacaaaACATTGTCTACCAGTAGGAGACAGTACGTCAAACCTGCAGAGTGATCCATTTGTTCAATCCCATGGTCCTTCCGAGGTCCACTATCTTCTGTAGCTGCCAGCCTGTCACGTTACTGGCACCGACGTAGCGAACCTTCCCAGCTCGCACCAGGTCATTCAGGGCCGTCAGGGTCTCCTCCAGGGGCACAGCATCATCCCAGCAGTGGATCTGTGGTGGAAATAACATTCATGGGTAATTCTGAGATATGCAATACAACAAgtgataaatatagaatacaacacggtgtattccatatcatccaAAGTACCAGACGACCCGTGGCAGGGCTAAAACCGAGGGTGATGtgaaatacaccgtgttgtattatatctatgtcatacccgccggagaaaacacacatttcaatgagagattgaagttgagaaaagttgataACAACGCCCGAATCcagtatttgaatttttgacaTTGGCATACTAGGCGcacataaatgcattttaaatattccatggaagccaatgtgataaaagtagaagcccGCATGATAACCTAAGATATCACCCAGTCCGGAACACCAGAATCGAACGTTTTCATgtcccaggtatgacataatataCAGTAACCAAAGATTTCAAGAAAATATTGATTGAAATTTTCATGTATCAAAAAATTCATTGATGTGGATTTCATTTCTCCACTCAACTTCAAGTCGTTTCTTTTAACTCTTTTATACTTTTGATTCCTTTAATTTTGTGGACAGCCTCCTTGACTTAAAAAACGTTTAAAGCAAAGCCACACAGTGTTTATAGATGAATCATCTTTCATTGAATTCAAGTGATTTGTTGGCCTTCAATGTCTTTGTGCCATTTCTTTCGATTAGATGTTTCTGACAAAGAATTTCTTGATTGAAAAATAAGATTTtgattcaatctataccactggattacaatatgaaattaTCTGACATTTCAGATGCGCATCCAACATCTagatctttcatcagtgattgATTACTCTatcaaattttatttcattttatttgttacaatcactgatgaaagatgttTGATGgacatctgaaacatctgatattttcattttgtaatcCATACGTATACATTTCTTGATTGGTTTATTTTTTCAGCAATACGCTGCACACCTGGTAGAGATCCACATAATCAGTCTGAAGCCTTTTCAGACTTTTGTCaatggaggccataatgtggtGTCTGCTGAGTCCCAGTTGGTTTGGGTCCTGTCCCATGGGAGCACACACCTTTGTGGCAATGACAAATTTCTCCCGCTCTCGCCTAAAGTTTAAACACAAAGGACACATgttcagatacatgtaactgttctTCTTACTATGTATGTAAGGCTTCCTTTAGCATGTTGACACTTGAGTTCGACACTGTATCACAGGGTTTGGTGTGGTTTCATGTTTCTCAGAATGTATAGAGTCTAGCTTTAGACAAGTGCAAGGAAAGTGcagtctacatgtacaaggagtgGAGCTAGATCTACATGCGACAGTGGACTGGAGaagtccgtgaatagtttcatcaggttggtaagtcactgaataaaaatactcttttttaaacaaccaagagatttattccaccgacatgcatatgtcatcccctgtgattgtacattatgtaaatactttgtgtTTTGGGAATacatctcattattatgtataagcagcaacacctgtgctgcattgcaatgtgaaccagtcagaattgccttgaagaaggtgacagaaacgtcagtggaataaatctcttggttgtgtaaaaaaaagagtctttttattcacgtCTGGAGAAGTGTTTTACTTCAAGTACTGTCAAGTGATACCACCCAGTCATGTGACACAGTGTAGTACCTGTAGTGTCAACATGCCTGTATAGCCTCTCTCCCCACCTGATACAGGTCCACATAGTCTGTCTGCAGCCTTCTGAGGCTACCATCGATGGAGTTCAGGATATGATGTCTGCTGAGGCCACGCTTGTTTGGGTCCTGCCGAGTTTGGTCCATGTTGAAATATAacttggtggcaatgacaaATCTGTCCCTCTGTttcctatatatacatatgtatatagcaTGTTGCAAGTACATCAAGTCAAGAATAAAGAAAAGAGTTCTTCCTCAGCACTTTTtcaagaacccatcacacttttgaaaagagtaggggtccttcctggtgtgagtggatcaaataaaaaTCTGTCCAGATAGGCTGCTTGTAATCTTCAGTACagacctggtgtgttaccccATGAGGTGGTTAactgggtatgcaatgcaaacaaacaaaatactgtaGGTGTGCAACAACCTGAGGAGAAATATACttggaagaaaacaaaaaaatcaatggtgtttctaaaaaaaatacttaTGTCTTACAGTTTTACAtagtacagggctcgaaatacctttgtgcacccaaaattgctgctgtgcacctaattctt
Proteins encoded in this region:
- the LOC136443658 gene encoding 1-deoxyxylulose-5-phosphate synthase YajO-like isoform X1 codes for the protein MAVSKCTYRFLGCSGLKVSNLCLGAMTFGEHRGGRPGQCDEATAHAIMDKFAELGGNFIDTADVYQYGVAEEYVGSWLSMKQRDRFVIATKLYFNMDQTRQDPNKRGLSRHHILNSIDGSLRRLQTDYVDLYQIHCWDDAVPLEETLTALNDLVRAGKVRYVGASNVTGWQLQKIVDLGRTMGLNKWITLQAQYSLLCRWTEWELAEICRREGLGLLPWSPLKGGWLAGKFTRDMTAPPPDSRVGWASEKEGRNSQSHPDFQQYAESEKFWALDEVLRRVAKEHGKSVAQVSLRWLLQKDVLSSVIIGVKTLQQLEDNMGAADGWELTQQQMDDLDAASAVEIPYPYEMVWRANKAAGRQRP
- the LOC136443658 gene encoding 1-deoxyxylulose-5-phosphate synthase YajO-like isoform X2, which encodes MAVSKCTYRFLGCSGLKVSNLCLGAMTFGEHRGGRPGQCDEATAHAIMDKFAELGGNFIDTADVYQYGVAEEYVGSWLSMREREKFVIATKVCAPMGQDPNQLGLSRHHIMASIDKSLKRLQTDYVDLYQIHCWDDAVPLEETLTALNDLVRAGKVRYVGASNVTGWQLQKIVDLGRTMGLNKWITLQAQYSLLCRWTEWELAEICRREGLGLLPWSPLKGGWLAGKFTRDMTAPPPDSRVGWASEKEGRNSQSHPDFQQYAESEKFWALDEVLRRVAKEHGKSVAQVSLRWLLQKDVLSSVIIGVKTLQQLEDNMGAADGWELTQQQMDDLDAASAVEIPYPYEMVWRANKAAGRQRP